A genomic window from Triticum urartu cultivar G1812 chromosome 7, Tu2.1, whole genome shotgun sequence includes:
- the LOC125519098 gene encoding cytochrome P450 72A15-like, whose product MATEGLRTLLADAARSPWGVAGAAAAVALLWFAAWVLEWAWWTPRRLGRALRAQGITGTRYRLFTGDIPENARCNAEARSRPMPRGDHDIAPRVLPMFSNAIKEHGKVSFTWFGPTPRVMVPDPELVREILSNKFGHFGKQRSTRIGRLLANGLANHEGEKWAKHRRILNPAFHHEKIKRMLPVFSACCEEMITRWENSMSADGSCEIDFCPEFQNLTGDVISRTAFGSNFQEGMKIFQLQGELGERLIQAFQTLFIPGYWFFPTKNNKRMRAIDREIRMILRGIIGKKERAIKNGEASSDDLLGLLLESNMQQSNGKANLGLSIEDIIQECKLFYFAGMETTSVLLTWTLIVLSMHPEWQEQAREEVLHHFGRTTPDFENLGRLKIVTMIFYEVLRLYPPITFLTRRTYKAMELGGIKYPAGVNLMLPILFIHHDPDIWGKDASEFNPQRFADGISNAAKHPAAFFPFGGGPRICIGQNFALLEAKMALSIILQRFSFELSPSYIHAPYTVITLQPQHGAQIRLKKI is encoded by the exons ATGGCGACCGAGGGCCTCCGGACGCTGCTGGCGGACGCCGCTCGCTCCCCGTGGGGCGTCGCCGGCGCCGCGGCGGCCGTGGCGCTGCTGTGGTTCGCCGCCTGGGTCCTGGAGTGGGCGTGGTGGACGCCGCGGCGGCTGGGCCGGGCGCTGCGGGCCCAGGGAATCACGGGCACCCGCTACCGCCTCTTCACCGGCGACATACCGGAGAACGCCCGGTGCAACGCCGAGGCCCGGTCGCGGCCCATGCCGCGAGGTGACCACGACATCGCCCCCCGCGTGCTGCCCATGTTCTCCAACGCCATTAAGGAGCACG GGAAAGTGTCCTTCACTTGGTTTGGCCCAACGCCAAGGGTGATGGTTCCAGACCCGGAGTTAGTGAGAGAAATTCTGTCCAACAAGTTTGGACACTTCGGGAAACAGAGGAGCACCCGCATTGGGAGGCTGCTAGCCAACGGGCTTGCAAATCATGAAGGCGAGAAATGGGCAAAGCACCGAAGAATCCTCAATCCCGCCTTTCACCATGAGAAGATAAAG AGGATGCTGCCAGTTTTTTCTGCTTGCTGTGAAGAGATGATTACAAGATGGGAGAATTCGATGTCCGCTGACGGATCGTGTGAGATTGACTTCTGTCCTGAGTTCCAGAATCTTACCGGAGATGTCATCTCGAGAACAGCATTTGGTAGCAATTTTCAGGAGGGGATGAAAATATTCCAGCTGCAAGGGGAGTTAGGTGAACGGCTGATACAGGCATTTCAGACACTTTTTATCCCAGGCTACTG GTTCTTCCCAACAAAGAACAACAAAAGGATGAGAGCAATTGATCGTGAGATCCGCATGATTCTGCGAGGCATTATTGGGAAAAAGGAAAGAGCTATTAAAAATGGTGAAGCTAGCAGCGATGACTTGCTAGGATTGCTCTTGGAGTCAAATATGCAACAATCAAATGGGAAGGCAAATCTAGGACTGAGTATTGAAGATATAATTCAGGAATGCAAGTTATTTTACTTTGCAGGTATGGAGACAACATCTGTCTTGCTCACATGGACACTAATTGTGCTAAGCATGCACCCAGAGTGGCAAGAGCAGGCAAGAGAGGAAGTGTTGCATCACTTTGGAAGAACCACACCAGATTTTGAGAACTTGGGTCGCCTTAAGATC GTTACAATGATTTTCTATGAGGTTCTTAGGTTGTACCCGCCAATAACCTTCCTTACGCGAAGAACTTACAAGGCAATGGAGCTTGGCGGCATCAAATATCCGGCAGGCGTGAACCTTATGTTGCCCATTCTGTTTATCCACCATGACCCTGATATTTGGGGAAAAGACGCAAGCGAATTCAATCCACAGAGGTTTGCTGATGGCATCTCAAATGCAGCGAAACATCCGGCGGCATTCTTTCCTTTTGGAGGGGGTCCTCGGATATGCATCGGCCAGAACTTTGCGTTGCTGGAAGCAAAGATGGCTCTGAGCATCATCCTCCAGCGCTTCTCGTTCGAGCTCTCGCCGTCCTACATTCACGCACCGTACACCGTGATAACCCTGCAGCCGCAGCACGGTGCGCAAATTAGGCTGAAGAAGATATGA